In one window of Bizionia sp. M204 DNA:
- a CDS encoding DUF3078 domain-containing protein: MKRIFTIGLVLLATASFSQTKEELKEQKAEKQAAADALQAEADDLQKQIDAFPGWKFGAFGTIGASFSEFNNWYGQGTPNNASGNITITVNPYAKLDREKYFWYNTGNINLSWVKFDDKDDPTDDSSFREANDVFNVTSLFGYKIAKNLAASTLAEYRTTLINNFNDPGYLDVGVGVTWTPLENLIVVVHPLNYNFVFADNDAIFESSLGAKVVANYGRSFGKLDFNSNLSAFMSYEDSNLSNWTWINAIGYKLWKGIGLGFELGLRDNKQEAVNFANKQYEVRLANNGGVIDPTDPQPTFDNVDNDLQVYYTFGLSYSF, from the coding sequence ATGAAAAGAATCTTTACTATCGGTTTAGTGCTGCTTGCGACAGCCTCGTTTTCGCAAACAAAGGAAGAGCTAAAAGAGCAAAAAGCTGAAAAACAAGCCGCTGCAGATGCGTTGCAAGCAGAAGCTGATGATTTACAGAAACAAATAGACGCCTTTCCAGGTTGGAAATTTGGTGCTTTTGGTACCATTGGTGCTAGTTTTTCTGAATTTAACAATTGGTATGGCCAAGGAACACCTAACAATGCTTCTGGAAACATAACGATTACAGTTAATCCTTATGCCAAATTAGACCGCGAAAAATATTTCTGGTATAACACAGGAAATATTAACTTAAGCTGGGTAAAATTTGATGACAAAGACGATCCAACTGATGATAGTAGCTTTAGAGAAGCTAATGATGTGTTTAACGTAACCTCGCTATTTGGTTATAAAATAGCTAAAAATTTAGCAGCTTCTACGCTTGCTGAATACCGTACAACTTTAATCAACAACTTTAATGACCCAGGTTATCTAGACGTTGGTGTTGGTGTAACTTGGACGCCTCTTGAAAATTTAATAGTAGTGGTTCACCCATTAAACTACAACTTTGTATTTGCTGATAATGATGCTATTTTCGAATCGTCTTTAGGTGCAAAAGTAGTGGCTAATTATGGTCGTTCATTTGGAAAACTAGATTTCAACTCGAATCTTTCTGCTTTTATGAGTTATGAAGATTCTAATCTATCTAACTGGACTTGGATTAACGCTATTGGATATAAGCTTTGGAAAGGCATCGGATTAGGTTTTGAGCTTGGTTTAAGAGACAACAAGCAGGAGGCTGTTAACTTTGCTAACAAACAATATGAAGTACGTTTGGCTAACAATGGAGGTGTTATAGACCCTACAGATCCGCAACCAACTTTCGACAATGTAGATAATGATTTACAAGTTTACTATACCTTTGGTTTGAGCTATTCGTTCTAA
- a CDS encoding DUF2480 family protein has translation MEEEIINRVANSKLVTFDLEDYYPKGSRMTLDIKDWLQEGIVLREKDFREQVKNHEWQQYQDAYVAIYCSTDAIVPAWAYMLITISLASISKKSVLGDLDLLETTLYEEIISNLDVSEFQDKAIIIKGCSKKPVPVNAYLMITNKLKPVAKSIMFGEACSSVPLFKRK, from the coding sequence ATGGAAGAAGAAATAATTAATCGCGTTGCCAATAGCAAACTTGTTACCTTTGATTTAGAAGATTATTACCCAAAAGGGTCTCGTATGACTTTAGATATTAAGGACTGGTTGCAGGAAGGAATTGTGCTCCGTGAAAAGGATTTTAGAGAACAGGTTAAAAATCATGAATGGCAACAATATCAAGATGCCTATGTGGCTATTTATTGTTCTACAGATGCTATTGTGCCAGCTTGGGCTTATATGCTTATCACTATTTCTTTAGCGTCTATTTCCAAAAAATCGGTTTTAGGCGATTTGGACTTATTAGAAACCACTTTGTATGAAGAAATTATTTCAAATTTAGATGTTTCTGAGTTTCAAGACAAAGCTATTATTATTAAAGGCTGCTCTAAAAAACCGGTTCCGGTAAACGCTTATCTCATGATTACCAACAAATTAAAACCGGTTGCAAAATCCATAATGTTTGGCGAAGCTTGCTCAAGTGTGCCATTATTTAAAAGAAAATAG
- a CDS encoding META domain-containing protein codes for MNKQTPLSGNYSIIAVGENALIDENLNIMFNLETNMVTGFSGCNQFSGSYSSTGSGLEFGPLASTRKMCRPEANKIEQHVLKALHETIRFSENNGVISFYNKEGAVLITMNKSETSNTEKMSDQKEYQVEYMAVSRGYYLMITYENKSISFQKDRTSKMQIKSLSETEITALNNKIADLNLEALETLEPPSKAHQYDGAAGATLKITKNGSNYRTPTFDAGNPPKAIEALVSELITHTEKQ; via the coding sequence ATGAATAAACAAACACCTTTATCCGGTAATTATAGTATTATAGCTGTGGGAGAAAACGCCTTAATTGATGAAAATCTTAACATTATGTTTAACCTAGAAACTAATATGGTTACAGGTTTTTCAGGTTGCAATCAGTTTTCCGGCAGTTATTCATCTACGGGTTCTGGTTTGGAATTTGGACCATTAGCAAGCACGCGAAAAATGTGTCGTCCAGAAGCAAATAAAATTGAACAACACGTTCTAAAAGCATTACATGAAACCATTCGTTTTTCAGAAAATAACGGTGTAATTTCTTTTTATAATAAAGAAGGGGCCGTTTTAATAACCATGAATAAATCAGAAACTTCAAACACCGAAAAAATGAGTGATCAAAAAGAATATCAGGTAGAATATATGGCAGTTTCTCGTGGTTATTATTTAATGATTACTTATGAAAATAAAAGTATATCATTTCAAAAAGACCGAACTTCTAAAATGCAAATTAAATCGCTTTCAGAAACCGAAATAACGGCACTTAACAACAAAATTGCCGATTTAAATTTAGAGGCGCTTGAAACGTTGGAGCCACCTTCCAAAGCACATCAGTATGATGGTGCAGCTGGAGCCACTTTAAAAATCACGAAAAATGGCTCAAACTACCGTACGCCAACTTTTGATGCTGGCAACCCTCCAAAAGCCATTGAAGCACTAGTTTCAGAATTAATTACCCATACTGAAAAGCAGTAA
- a CDS encoding SufE family protein, translating into MEIEDIQNEIIDEFSMFEDWEERYQYMIDLGKDLPLIDAQYKTDDNLISGCQSKVWVHADLVDNKIVFTADSDAIITKGIIAILIRAFSNQAPKDIIDANTAFIDDIGLKDHLSPTRANGLVSMIKQLKMYAIAYQTQLN; encoded by the coding sequence ATGGAAATTGAAGACATACAAAACGAAATTATAGACGAATTCTCTATGTTTGAGGATTGGGAGGAACGCTATCAATACATGATTGATTTAGGGAAAGATTTACCTTTAATTGATGCACAATATAAAACCGACGACAACCTTATATCAGGGTGTCAAAGTAAAGTTTGGGTGCATGCAGATTTGGTAGATAATAAAATTGTTTTCACAGCAGATAGTGATGCTATTATCACCAAAGGTATTATTGCTATTCTAATTCGTGCATTTTCAAATCAAGCACCAAAAGATATAATAGACGCAAATACAGCTTTTATTGATGATATTGGCTTGAAAGACCATTTATCACCAACGCGCGCCAACGGTTTAGTAAGTATGATAAAACAGTTAAAAATGTACGCCATAGCGTATCAAACACAGCTTAATTAA
- a CDS encoding aminotransferase class V-fold PLP-dependent enzyme, giving the protein MFNVEKIRQDFPILQRQVNGKPLVYLDNAATSQTPQQVIDVIVDYYSNYNANIHRGVHSLSQEATDKYEAGRHTIQKHFNAKHAHEIIMTAGTTHGINLVANGFSSLLKKDDEIIVSALEHHSNIVPWQMLCEKTGATLKVIPMNMAGELIMDDYGTLLSKNTKLVFVNHISNALGTINPIEEITRKAHQVGAAVLVDGAQACPHIKADMQALDVDFYVASAHKMCGPTGVGFLYGKEDWLNKLPPYQGGGEMIAEVTFEKTTYADLPHKFEAGTPNICGGIAFGSAIDYMNNIGFNAIARYEHELLEYATTELLKIEGLKIYGTAKNKTSVISFNLEGIHPYDIGTLLDKMGIAVRTGHHCAQPIMNFYNIPGTVRASFAFYNTKAEVDALITGVKKAQMMLS; this is encoded by the coding sequence ATGTTTAACGTAGAAAAAATTAGACAAGATTTCCCCATTCTTCAAAGGCAAGTAAATGGTAAACCGTTAGTGTACTTAGATAATGCCGCCACATCACAAACACCGCAACAGGTTATTGATGTTATTGTAGACTATTACAGCAATTACAACGCTAATATCCACAGAGGCGTTCACTCCTTAAGTCAAGAAGCTACCGATAAATACGAAGCAGGAAGACACACCATTCAAAAACATTTTAATGCCAAACATGCCCATGAAATTATCATGACTGCTGGAACAACACATGGTATTAATTTGGTTGCCAATGGTTTTTCATCACTTTTAAAAAAAGACGATGAAATTATAGTTTCAGCATTAGAACATCATAGTAATATTGTGCCATGGCAAATGTTATGCGAAAAAACAGGAGCCACTTTAAAGGTAATTCCTATGAATATGGCTGGCGAATTAATTATGGATGATTATGGTACGTTGCTGTCTAAAAACACCAAACTTGTATTTGTAAATCACATTTCAAATGCATTAGGAACCATCAATCCAATAGAAGAAATTACTAGAAAAGCACATCAAGTTGGTGCAGCCGTTTTAGTAGATGGCGCACAAGCTTGCCCACATATAAAAGCCGATATGCAAGCCTTGGATGTTGATTTCTATGTAGCTTCAGCTCATAAAATGTGCGGACCAACAGGCGTTGGTTTTTTATATGGAAAAGAAGATTGGCTTAACAAATTACCTCCTTATCAAGGTGGTGGTGAAATGATTGCCGAAGTAACGTTTGAAAAAACAACCTATGCGGATTTGCCGCATAAATTTGAAGCCGGAACACCCAATATTTGTGGTGGCATTGCTTTTGGATCAGCCATTGACTACATGAACAACATTGGTTTTAATGCTATTGCTAGATATGAACATGAATTGTTAGAATATGCAACAACCGAACTATTAAAAATAGAAGGTCTAAAAATTTATGGGACTGCCAAAAATAAAACCTCGGTTATTTCCTTTAATTTGGAAGGAATTCATCCCTATGATATTGGTACACTATTAGATAAAATGGGTATTGCAGTTCGTACTGGTCACCATTGTGCGCAACCTATTATGAACTTTTATAATATTCCCGGAACAGTTAGAGCATCCTTTGCTTTTTACAACACAAAAGCTGAAGTAGATGCTTTAATTACAGGTGTTAAAAAAGCACAAATGATGTTATCATAA
- a CDS encoding DUF59 domain-containing protein yields MSETIDTTALGEQIVRVIKTIFDPEIPVDIYELGLIYDVFVNEDCDVKILMTLTTPNCPVAETLPLEVEEKVKSIDSVKSAEVEITFDPPWSQELMSEEAKLELGML; encoded by the coding sequence ATGAGTGAAACAATAGATACAACTGCATTAGGCGAACAAATAGTTCGCGTTATTAAAACCATATTCGATCCAGAAATCCCTGTCGATATTTACGAATTAGGATTAATTTACGATGTATTCGTTAATGAAGATTGCGATGTTAAAATCCTAATGACCTTAACAACGCCAAATTGTCCAGTAGCTGAAACATTGCCTTTAGAGGTTGAAGAGAAAGTAAAATCCATTGACAGTGTAAAATCTGCCGAAGTTGAAATTACATTTGATCCACCTTGGAGCCAAGAATTAATGAGTGAAGAAGCCAAATTAGAATTAGGCATGCTGTAA
- the hflX gene encoding GTPase HflX: MIEKIDITHERAVLIGVITKSQDADKSKEYLDELEFLTYTAGGEVLKRFTQKMDLPNPKTFIGKGKMEEVRKFIEENDIGTAIFDDELSAAQERNISKILECKVLDRTNLILDIFAQRAQTSYARTQVELAQCEYLLPRLKGMWTHLERQKGGIGMRGPGETEIETDRRIVRDKIALLKDKIKTIDKQMAVQRGNRGKMVRVALVGYTNVGKSTLMNTISKSDVFAENKLFATLDTTVRKVVIQNLPFLLTDTVGFIRKLPTQLVDSFKSTLDEVREADLLLHVVDISHPNFEEHIDSVNKVLGEIDSADKETIMVFNKIDAYQAEPYDETDLEVERTEAHYSLEEWQKTWMNRVGNNALFISALNKQNMKEFKKRVYDEVRDIHVTRFPYNHFLYPDYEEEE, from the coding sequence ATGATAGAAAAAATAGATATCACGCACGAACGTGCCGTATTAATTGGCGTCATTACCAAGAGTCAGGACGCAGACAAATCTAAAGAATATTTGGATGAGTTGGAGTTTCTTACCTACACCGCAGGTGGAGAGGTTTTAAAACGCTTTACTCAAAAAATGGATTTGCCAAACCCAAAAACCTTTATTGGAAAAGGTAAAATGGAGGAAGTCCGAAAATTTATTGAAGAAAACGATATTGGAACAGCCATTTTTGATGATGAATTATCCGCTGCTCAAGAACGAAATATTAGTAAAATTTTAGAATGTAAAGTTCTGGATAGAACTAATTTAATACTTGATATTTTTGCCCAACGTGCCCAAACAAGCTATGCTAGAACGCAAGTGGAATTGGCGCAATGTGAATATTTATTGCCACGACTTAAAGGGATGTGGACACACTTGGAACGCCAAAAAGGTGGTATTGGCATGCGCGGACCTGGTGAAACAGAAATTGAAACAGATAGACGTATTGTTCGGGATAAAATAGCCCTCCTTAAAGATAAAATTAAGACCATAGATAAACAAATGGCTGTGCAACGTGGTAATCGTGGTAAAATGGTTCGTGTAGCACTTGTTGGTTACACAAACGTGGGAAAATCTACACTGATGAATACCATTAGTAAAAGTGATGTGTTTGCCGAAAACAAACTATTCGCCACATTAGATACAACGGTTCGGAAAGTGGTCATCCAAAATTTACCATTCCTATTAACCGATACCGTAGGATTTATTAGAAAGCTGCCAACCCAATTGGTAGATAGTTTTAAAAGTACCTTGGATGAGGTTCGCGAAGCCGATTTGTTATTGCACGTCGTGGATATTTCGCACCCTAATTTTGAAGAACATATAGATTCGGTTAATAAAGTATTAGGTGAAATTGATAGTGCTGACAAAGAAACCATTATGGTTTTTAATAAAATAGATGCCTACCAAGCAGAACCATATGACGAAACAGATTTAGAAGTAGAACGTACCGAAGCACATTATTCATTGGAAGAATGGCAAAAAACTTGGATGAATCGGGTTGGTAATAATGCGTTATTTATTTCAGCTTTAAACAAGCAGAATATGAAAGAATTTAAAAAGCGGGTTTATGACGAGGTCCGGGATATTCACGTAACACGTTTTCCTTATAATCACTTTTTATATCCAGATTACGAGGAAGAAGAATAA
- a CDS encoding DUF4377 domain-containing protein, with protein MKLENILFGLIVLITFSCSHTDATIMYIANEQVDCVGVSPQKCMQIKFNSQDDWTFYYGQIEGFTFETGYYYKLSVSKETMANPPADASSIKYTLVEILEKSTTAID; from the coding sequence ATGAAATTAGAAAACATACTATTTGGGCTTATTGTTTTAATCACATTTTCTTGCAGCCATACAGATGCCACAATCATGTATATTGCCAATGAGCAAGTAGATTGTGTTGGTGTAAGCCCGCAAAAATGTATGCAGATAAAATTTAACAGTCAAGACGATTGGACATTTTATTATGGACAAATAGAAGGTTTCACTTTCGAAACTGGTTATTATTATAAATTAAGCGTTTCTAAAGAAACCATGGCTAATCCACCTGCAGACGCCTCTAGCATTAAATACACCTTGGTCGAAATTTTAGAGAAATCAACTACAGCAATTGACTAG
- a CDS encoding transglycosylase domain-containing protein, whose amino-acid sequence MEKLNVFLKKTWVKWSLMVLAVIILFFVLLYASIYFGLFGKVPTHAELGALKQAEATQVLDQDKKLIGKFYIYDRQPLEYEEFPKHLIDALVATEDVRFYEHDGVDNVSLLRVFIKNILLQDKSAGGGSTITLQLAKNLYGRKDYALFSMLINKFKESIVAQRIEDVYSKQEILTLYLNTVPFSDNTYGIESASQKFFNKSAVHLTIPEAATLVGTLKATTYFNPRKSVERSQSRRNVVLDQMVKYDYLEAPKAAKLKTDSLIIKYHSFNHDLGLAPYFRAQVKQELQAVIKEYKKPNGDAYNIYKDGLIVYTTLNATMQTMAEEAMTEHLSKLQVAYEASYGKNAPWTSNKSVFKKAIQSLPEYQRLKKTGISEKAIDDSLSVKRNMDIFSWKGDSTAMLSAKDSLQHYLKLLNTGMLSIDPKTGAIQTYIGGIDYRYFKYDHVSHSERQVGSTFKPFVYTAAIENGMKPCSYYSVDAVTYTNYKNWTPTNAGQDPNEKTDINYNLEMALSNSVNTIAVKVLNDVGISKVQEQAQKMGITKELPSQPSLALGVAEITLKELVGAYASFVNNSYGVKPYMITKIEDKNGNVIVDFKPEILEKQAFSDYTRQVLLEMMKATVNTGTASRLRNTYKLNNAIAGKTGTTQDNKDGWFVAITPQLVTITWVGNDNYNLGFKTTALGQGANSALPMFAHFYQKLNKDSKWNPITKSTFETPSNDVLNDLDCKLEKEDGWLKKLFKSKKKTEEFKGDE is encoded by the coding sequence ATGGAAAAACTAAACGTATTCCTTAAAAAAACTTGGGTAAAATGGTCGCTAATGGTATTGGCTGTTATCATTTTATTCTTTGTATTGCTTTATGCGAGTATTTATTTTGGATTGTTTGGAAAAGTGCCAACACATGCCGAATTAGGAGCTTTAAAACAAGCAGAAGCCACCCAAGTATTAGATCAGGATAAAAAACTAATTGGTAAATTTTATATCTATGATAGGCAGCCGCTCGAATATGAGGAGTTTCCTAAACATTTGATTGATGCGTTGGTAGCAACTGAAGATGTACGCTTTTACGAACATGATGGCGTGGATAATGTAAGTTTACTGCGTGTGTTTATTAAAAATATACTACTTCAAGATAAATCGGCAGGAGGTGGAAGCACCATCACCTTACAGCTAGCTAAAAACTTATATGGCCGGAAAGACTATGCGCTTTTTAGCATGCTCATTAATAAATTTAAGGAATCTATTGTAGCCCAACGTATTGAAGATGTGTATTCCAAACAAGAAATTTTAACGCTTTATTTAAATACGGTTCCGTTTTCAGATAACACCTATGGTATAGAAAGTGCTTCGCAAAAGTTTTTTAATAAATCGGCAGTGCATTTAACTATTCCAGAAGCTGCAACTTTGGTAGGAACCTTAAAGGCAACAACTTATTTTAATCCCAGAAAATCGGTTGAAAGAAGTCAGTCACGACGCAACGTGGTTTTGGACCAAATGGTAAAATATGATTATTTAGAAGCACCTAAAGCCGCCAAACTAAAAACGGATTCTCTTATTATAAAGTATCATTCTTTTAATCATGATTTAGGACTGGCACCCTATTTTAGAGCACAAGTTAAACAAGAATTGCAAGCAGTTATTAAAGAATATAAAAAGCCAAATGGCGACGCGTACAATATTTATAAGGATGGATTAATTGTTTACACCACATTGAACGCTACCATGCAAACTATGGCGGAAGAAGCTATGACGGAGCATCTTAGCAAACTGCAAGTGGCTTACGAAGCATCTTATGGCAAAAATGCACCTTGGACATCCAATAAAAGCGTATTTAAAAAAGCCATACAAAGTTTACCAGAATATCAGCGCTTAAAAAAGACAGGTATTTCAGAAAAAGCCATAGACGATTCGTTATCTGTAAAACGCAACATGGATATATTTTCTTGGAAAGGTGATAGTACTGCAATGCTTTCGGCAAAGGATAGCTTGCAACATTACCTTAAACTCTTAAATACTGGCATGTTATCAATCGACCCAAAAACGGGTGCTATTCAAACTTATATTGGTGGTATTGATTACCGCTACTTTAAGTATGACCACGTGTCTCATAGTGAACGTCAAGTGGGCTCAACCTTTAAACCATTTGTGTACACAGCAGCTATTGAAAATGGCATGAAACCTTGTTCATATTATTCTGTAGATGCTGTAACTTATACCAACTACAAAAACTGGACACCAACTAATGCTGGTCAAGATCCCAACGAAAAAACGGATATTAATTACAATTTGGAAATGGCGTTGAGCAATTCGGTAAATACCATTGCCGTAAAAGTTTTAAATGATGTTGGTATTTCTAAAGTTCAAGAGCAAGCGCAAAAAATGGGTATTACTAAAGAGTTGCCCTCGCAACCGTCATTAGCGTTAGGTGTTGCCGAAATTACTTTGAAGGAATTAGTAGGTGCTTATGCCAGCTTTGTAAACAATAGTTATGGTGTGAAGCCGTATATGATAACCAAAATTGAAGATAAAAACGGTAACGTAATTGTTGATTTTAAACCTGAAATTTTAGAAAAACAAGCGTTTAGCGATTATACCAGACAAGTTTTATTGGAAATGATGAAAGCAACGGTTAATACTGGAACAGCTTCACGATTGCGAAATACCTATAAACTGAACAACGCCATTGCAGGAAAAACAGGAACGACACAAGATAACAAAGATGGTTGGTTTGTAGCCATAACACCCCAATTAGTAACCATAACGTGGGTTGGGAATGATAATTACAACTTGGGTTTTAAAACCACGGCATTAGGTCAAGGTGCAAACTCGGCTTTACCCATGTTTGCTCATTTTTATCAAAAATTGAACAAGGATTCTAAATGGAACCCGATTACCAAAAGCACTTTTGAAACACCAAGTAATGATGTGTTAAACGATTTGGATTGTAAATTGGAAAAGGAAGATGGTTGGTTGAAAAAACTATTCAAGAGTAAGAAAAAAACCGAAGAATTTAAAGGGGACGAATAG